One genomic region from Nocardia vinacea encodes:
- a CDS encoding acyl-CoA dehydrogenase family protein — MTEPFARVHTRLPEVPAGELFTRIGELCVEIEPQAAEREEAGLFPRELFVLLSKEGLLALPFAAEYGGGAQPFTVYLRVLEELAAAHLTVGLGVSVHTLACHAVAAFGTAEQRAANLPDMLTGGLLGAYCLSETSAGSDAAALTTRAVRAGDEWVIDGVKGWVTHGGAADFYTVLARTGGDGAKGITAFLVPGDSDGLSATEPMQKMGLMGSPTTRLHFDGVRIPDSSRIGAEGQGFSIAMSALDSARLGVAACAIGLARAALDEALAFTTTRRQFGHPVADFQGLRFMLADMATQIEAGRALYLAAAERRDDGADFTKEAAMAKLFCTDTAMQVTTDAVQLLGGVGYTRDFPVERYLREAKVLQIGEGTNQIQRTVIANHLTSGQR, encoded by the coding sequence GTGACCGAGCCCTTCGCCCGAGTACACACTCGACTACCTGAAGTACCGGCCGGTGAACTGTTCACCCGTATCGGGGAATTGTGCGTTGAAATCGAGCCGCAGGCGGCCGAGCGTGAAGAGGCCGGGCTGTTCCCCCGCGAACTGTTTGTGTTGCTGTCGAAGGAAGGCCTGTTGGCACTGCCGTTCGCGGCGGAGTATGGCGGTGGCGCACAGCCTTTCACCGTCTACCTACGTGTCCTCGAGGAGCTGGCCGCGGCTCACCTGACGGTTGGTCTCGGTGTCAGCGTTCATACTCTGGCCTGCCACGCTGTCGCCGCATTCGGCACGGCGGAGCAGCGGGCGGCGAACCTGCCCGACATGCTTACCGGCGGACTGCTCGGTGCCTACTGTCTCTCGGAGACGTCCGCGGGTTCCGATGCCGCCGCATTGACCACCCGCGCGGTGCGCGCCGGTGACGAATGGGTCATCGATGGCGTCAAAGGTTGGGTGACGCATGGCGGAGCGGCCGATTTCTACACGGTGCTGGCCCGTACCGGCGGCGACGGAGCCAAAGGCATAACGGCGTTTCTGGTGCCCGGTGATTCCGATGGGCTGTCGGCGACCGAGCCGATGCAGAAGATGGGGCTCATGGGCTCACCCACCACGCGACTCCATTTCGACGGCGTGCGCATTCCGGACAGCAGTCGAATCGGTGCGGAGGGGCAGGGCTTCAGTATTGCGATGTCCGCACTCGATTCCGCGCGACTCGGTGTTGCCGCCTGTGCCATCGGCCTCGCTCGGGCCGCGCTCGACGAAGCCCTCGCGTTCACAACCACCCGACGCCAATTCGGCCACCCGGTTGCCGATTTCCAAGGCTTACGATTCATGCTCGCCGACATGGCCACCCAGATCGAGGCCGGTCGCGCGCTTTATCTCGCGGCCGCGGAACGACGTGACGACGGTGCCGATTTCACGAAAGAGGCCGCGATGGCAAAGCTCTTCTGCACCGACACCGCCATGCAAGTCACCACCGACGCAGTCCAACTGCTCGGTGGAGTTGGTTACACACGGGATTTCCCGGTAGAACGCTATCTTCGCGAGGCCAAGGTGCTGCAGATCGGAGAGGGTACAAATCAGATTCAACGAACGGTCATTGCGAACCATCTCACGTCTGGACAGCGTTGA